A stretch of the Bacillus licheniformis DSM 13 = ATCC 14580 genome encodes the following:
- a CDS encoding DUF817 domain-containing protein: MRALKQLVRFGWEQSLSCVFPVVIFASLAVTQIIPLPFLPRYDLLLIICVLMQWWMVRSGLETRDELKVITLFHIIGLALELFKVQMGSWSYPEEGYSKIFGVPLYSGFMYASVASYLCQAWRRLKVELVKWPPFYVVVPLAAAIYLNFFLHHFWIDVRFWLSGLVIIVFWKSWVIYEVNGIRYRMPLALSFVLIGFFIWIAENIATFFGAWTYPNQTSTWSLVHVGKVSSWLLLVIVSFLIVATLKQVKGKDSTRVDAGQFL; encoded by the coding sequence ATGAGAGCACTAAAACAACTCGTTCGTTTTGGTTGGGAGCAGTCCTTGTCATGTGTATTTCCTGTCGTTATTTTTGCCTCTTTGGCTGTTACACAAATCATACCTCTTCCCTTCCTGCCGCGGTATGACTTGCTGCTCATCATCTGTGTTCTCATGCAATGGTGGATGGTGCGTTCCGGTCTTGAAACACGGGATGAATTAAAAGTAATCACATTGTTCCACATTATTGGACTTGCTCTTGAGCTTTTCAAGGTGCAAATGGGCTCCTGGTCTTATCCGGAGGAAGGTTACTCCAAAATCTTTGGGGTGCCTTTGTATAGCGGCTTTATGTACGCAAGTGTAGCCAGTTATCTTTGCCAGGCTTGGAGGAGGCTCAAGGTTGAACTGGTTAAGTGGCCGCCGTTTTACGTCGTTGTACCGCTGGCCGCTGCGATTTATTTAAATTTTTTCCTCCATCATTTTTGGATTGACGTCCGCTTTTGGTTATCTGGACTTGTGATAATTGTCTTTTGGAAATCATGGGTCATATACGAGGTTAATGGGATTCGTTACCGTATGCCGCTCGCACTTTCTTTTGTGCTCATCGGATTTTTTATATGGATAGCCGAAAATATCGCAACGTTTTTTGGGGCCTGGACATATCCAAACCAAACCAGTACGTGGAGTCTCGTTCATGTAGGGAAAGTGAGTTCATGGCTCTTATTAGTGATTGTCAGCTTTCTAATCGTAGCCACGTTAAAACAGGTGAAGGGGAAAGATTCCACTAGAGTGGATGCTGGTCAATTTTTATAA
- a CDS encoding helix-turn-helix domain-containing protein, whose amino-acid sequence MAIIINIDVMLAKRKMSVTELSEKVGITMANLSILKNGKAKAIRLSTLEAICKALECQPGDILEYRSDEDTQD is encoded by the coding sequence ATGGCAATTATAATCAATATCGATGTGATGCTGGCTAAAAGGAAAATGAGTGTAACAGAACTTTCTGAGAAGGTTGGAATCACAATGGCGAATCTTTCTATATTGAAAAATGGAAAGGCAAAGGCCATTCGATTATCAACTTTAGAGGCAATTTGTAAGGCGTTAGAATGTCAGCCCGGAGATATTTTGGAATACCGAAGTGATGAAGACACCCAGGATTAA
- a CDS encoding DUF2975 domain-containing protein → MKRGSTLFLKIAVILIGIPVLALCIFFVPEIANFAAELYPGISYLKYLVYADLYAAAIPFYFALYQAFKLLSYIDQNKAFSELSVRALKNIKYCAITISILFAAGMPLFYLIAEMDDAPGIILIGLVLIFASMVIAVFAAVLQRLLQEAIDIKSENDLTV, encoded by the coding sequence ATGAAACGGGGATCAACTCTCTTTTTAAAGATAGCTGTTATTCTTATTGGAATCCCAGTTCTTGCTTTGTGCATATTTTTTGTGCCGGAAATAGCGAATTTTGCAGCCGAATTGTATCCGGGTATTTCTTATTTGAAATATCTCGTATATGCCGATTTGTATGCAGCGGCGATACCTTTTTATTTTGCTCTGTATCAAGCCTTTAAACTTTTAAGCTATATTGACCAGAATAAAGCTTTCTCAGAATTATCTGTACGGGCTTTAAAGAATATAAAATACTGTGCAATCACCATCAGTATTTTATTTGCGGCAGGCATGCCGCTCTTCTATCTTATCGCAGAGATGGACGACGCTCCAGGGATCATACTGATCGGGTTGGTCCTTATTTTTGCTTCAATGGTTATCGCAGTCTTTGCCGCTGTTCTCCAAAGGCTATTGCAAGAAGCGATTGATATAAAATCAGAAAATGATTTAACAGTCTGA